In Falco naumanni isolate bFalNau1 chromosome 5, bFalNau1.pat, whole genome shotgun sequence, the following are encoded in one genomic region:
- the LOC121089068 gene encoding LOW QUALITY PROTEIN: potassium voltage-gated channel subfamily A member 5-like (The sequence of the model RefSeq protein was modified relative to this genomic sequence to represent the inferred CDS: deleted 1 base in 1 codon) produces the protein MEIALVTLENGGATAIAGGEDAAAGGGGGGGGSARVRRRGNLLHIAGSAAPRLSDGKEGAPPPAADEEREQPPPAPREDDGRRRSGSAGSTNGRAAARGAPSAPQPPPQPPPRAPRPGTAAAEMGPPEEGGHRRGMAMAAAGDEEEEAAATQGAMHHQRVLINISGLRFETQLGTLNQFPDTLLGDPDKRMRYFDPLRNEYFFDRNRPSFDGILYFYQSGGKLRRPVNVSIDVFADEIRFYQLGEEAMERFREDEGFIKEEEKPLPRNEFQRQVWLIFEYPESSSSARAIAIVSVLVILISIITFCLETLPEFRDERELPVPLPPQSGGLNGTTRDSPPVQPPSSLSDPFFIIETTCVIWFTFELLVRFFACPSKPEFSRNIMNIIDIVAIIPYFITLGTELAHEQQQPGAGSSNGGSGQQQAMSLAILRVIRLVRVFRIFKLSRHSKGLQILGQTLKASMRELGLLIFFLFIGVILFSSAVYFAEADDPESHFSSIPDAFWWAVVTMTTVGYGDMRPVTVGGKIVGSLCAIAGVLTIALPVPVIVSNFNYFYHRETDHEEQAVLKDEHSSAQGSTQGGGDAKRRSSRNSLNKSVVHLENSEGFNNGTDSLEKTNIKAKSNVDLRKSLYALCLDTNRETDL, from the exons ATGGAGATCGCGCTGGTGACTCTGGAGAACGGCGGCGCCACGGCCATCGCCGGCGGCGAGGAtgcggcggccggcggcggtggaggcggcggcggcagcgctcGGGTCCGGCGGCGGGGCAACTTGCTGCACATCGCCGGCTCCGCCGCGCCGCGCCTGAGCGACGGCAAGGAgggcgccccgccgccggctgcgGACGAGGAGCGGGAgcagcccccgccggccccccggGAAGACGACGGGAGGCGCCGCAGCGGCAGCGCGGGCAGCACCAacggccgggcggcggcgcgcgggGCCCCCTCCGCGCCCCAACCGCCGCCCcagccgccgccccgcgccccgcgccccggtACGGCGGCGGCGGAGATGGGCCCCCCGGAGGAGGGGGGGCACCGCCGGGGCATGGCCATGGCCGCGGCGGGcgacgaggaggaggaggcggcggcgaCCCAAGGCGCCATGCACCACCAGCGGGTGCTGATCAACATCTCGGGGCTGCGCTTCGAGACCCAGCTGGGCACCCTCAACCAGTTCCCCGACACGCTGCTGGGGGACCCCGATAAGCGCATGCGCTACTTCGACCCGCTCCGCAACGAGTACTTCTTCGACCGCAACCGGCCCAGCTTCGACGGGATCCTCTACTTCTACCAGTCTGGGGGCAAGCTCCGCCGGCCCGTCAATGTCTCCATTGACGTCTTTGCCGACGAGATCCGCTTCTACCAGCTGGGCGAGGAGGCCATGGAGCGCTTCCGGGAGGATGAGGGCTTCAtcaaggaggaggagaagcccCTGCCCCGCAATGAGTTCCAGCGCCAGGTCTGGCTTATCTTTGAGTACCCCGAGAGCTCTAGCTCGGCCCGGGCCATCGCCATCGTCTCCGTGCTGGTCATCCTCATCTCCATCATCACCTTCTGCCTGGAGACCCTGCCAGAATTCAGGGACGAGAGGGAGCTGCCCGTGCCCCTGCCCCCACAAAGTGGAGGTTTGAATGGCACGACCAGGGACTCCCCACCTGTGCAGCCACCCAGTAGCCTCTCTGATCCCTTCTTCATCATCGAGACTACCTGTGTGATCTGGTTCACCTTTGAGCTCCTCGTCCGCTTCTTCGCCTGCCCCAGCAAGCCTGAGTTCTCTCGCAACATCATGAACATCATCGACATTGTGGCCATCATCCCCTACTTCATCACCCTGGGCACTGAGCTGGCccatgagcagcagcagcctggggccGGCAGTAGCAATGGGGGTAGTGGCCAGCAGCAAGCCATGTCTCTGGCCATCCTCAGAGTCATTCGCCTGGTCAGAGTCTTCAGGATCTTCAAGCTCTCCAGGCACTCCAAGGGGCTGCAGATCTTGGGACAGACTTTGAAAGCCAGcatgagggagctgggcctcctcatcttcttcctctttattGGCGTGATCCTCTTCTCCAGTGCTGTCTACTTTGCTGAGGCAGATGACCCCGAGTCTCATTTCTCCAGCATCCCTGATGCTTTCTGGTGGGCAGTGGTAACCATGACCACCGTGGGCTATGGGGATATGCGACCTGTCACCGTGGGGGGCAAGATTGTGGGCTCCTTGTGTGCCATCGCAGGTGTGCTCACCATcgccctgcctgtccctgtcATTGTATCCAACTTCAATTACTTCTACCACCGAGAGACTGATCACGAAGAGCAAGCTGTCCTCAAAGATGAACACAGTAGTGCTCAGGGCAGCACG CAGGGGGGGGGAGATGCGAAGAGAAGATCAAGTAGAAACTCTCTGAACAAATCTGTTGTGCACTTGGAAAACAGTGAGGGGTTCAACAATGGCACCGACTctttagagaaaacaaatatcAAAGCAAAAAGTAACGTAGATCTCAGAAAATCCCTCTATGCTCTCTGTCTGGACACCAATAGGGAAACAGACCTGTAA